In the Helicobacter cetorum MIT 99-5656 genome, AATGACAGATTTTTTACAAGAGCTCAATAGCCCCCATATCAAGGACTTTTTCTTATTGTTTTTAAGGGTTAGCGGTGTGCTATCTTTTTTCCCTTTTTTTGAAAATAATTTAGTGCCATTATCGGTGCGTGGAGCCTTGAGCCTGTATGTGAGTGCGATTTTTTACCCCAGTTTAGCGTTTTCAAGCTTCACTTACACGCCTGAGAGTTTTATCATTGCATGCTTATGTGAGCTATTTTTAGGGGTGTGTGCATCTATCTTCTTACAGATAGTCTTTTCAAGCTTAGTGTTTGCAACCGATAGCATTAGCTTTTCTATGGGACTCACTATGGCAAGTGCTTATGACCCCATTTCTGGCTCACAAAAACCTATTGTAGGACAAGCCCTT is a window encoding:
- the fliR gene encoding flagellar biosynthetic protein FliR, which encodes MTDFLQELNSPHIKDFFLLFLRVSGVLSFFPFFENNLVPLSVRGALSLYVSAIFYPSLAFSSFTYTPESFIIACLCELFLGVCASIFLQIVFSSLVFATDSISFSMGLTMASAYDPISGSQKPIVGQALLLLAILILLDLSFHHKIILFVEHSLKAVPLGQFIFEPELAKSIVKAFSHLFVIGFSMAFPILCLVLLSDIIFGMIMKTHPQFNLLAIGFPVKIAVAFVGIILITFAIMGRFKDEISLAFSTISKIF